In Ostrea edulis chromosome 10, xbOstEdul1.1, whole genome shotgun sequence, one genomic interval encodes:
- the LOC125676279 gene encoding nuclear apoptosis-inducing factor 1-like produces MKVRNYIVCLYTLTTMAVEENSAKRQRKSNWSSREEIILVEEVQKRESLLFGKLSGPGRTALDKAKAWQDIVSHLNAGKSAQRSVLEIKKKYQNIKQKAKEKRSDIMRPKTGGEKKPSSPSASEQLVLDNFEGRPSMCGLTSGIDTAGNRCLQ; encoded by the exons ATGAAGGTAAGAAATTATATCGTCTGCTTGTATACATTAACAACCATGGCAGTAGAGGAGAATAGCGCGAAGAGGCAAAGGAAGTCGAACTGGAGTTCAAGAGAAGAGATCATCCTTGTTGAGGAAGTTCAAAAAAGGGAGTCCCTATTATTTGGGAAGTTGTCGGGGCCAGGCAGGACTGCCTTAGACAAGGCGAAAGCCTGGCAGGATATTGTCAGTCACTTGAATGC TGGTAAATCTGCCCAAAGAAGTGTGTTAGAAATTAAGAAGAAGTACCAGAATATCAAACAGAAAG CAAAAGAGAAGAGAAGTGATATCATGAGGCCCAAAACAGGAGGGGAAAAAAAACCATCATCACCAAGTGCCAGCGAGCAGCTGGTACTGGACAATTTTGAGGGGAGGCCTAGTATGTGTGGCCTTACCAGTGGAATAGACACAGCTGGTAACAGATGTTTACAATAG
- the LOC130050715 gene encoding putative nuclease HARBI1 — MAALVAFLRRIGNDQRDARPQRRLPRPIVFRDRLNPLDMRIDEELYERYHFRRPTIIFLCGLIEDIVIHPTRRSLALPPMVQLLVFLRFVATGAFHQLIGDSIHLSKSTAGRCIRRVASALVSLANRYIIFPTDQNATNTKRKFHNIAGFPGVLGCVDGTFIRIQTPVENEPDYVNRKGYHSLNVMMSCDTNFVITNCVAKWPGSCHDSRVFRESTLCRQFENGQHDGLLLGDSGYPCKTYLMTPYNNTNDVRHKERFNSALCRTRVVIEQTYGILKRRFPSLAVGLRTKPDRACQYVVACVVLHNIGILRQGIVTISADDLLIAGPDVQEIDHANNNGFTYRDIIARQCFNQ, encoded by the exons ATGGCCGCACTTGTTGCATTTTTGAGGCGAATTGGAAATGATCAGCGTGATGCCCGTCCACAAAGACGTCTTCCCCGACCAATAGTATTTAGGGATCGCTTAAACCCACTCGATATGCGGATAGACGAGGAGCTCTATGAAAGGTACCATTTCCGCCGACCCACCATTATTTTTCTCTGTGGTCTAATAGAAGACATCGTCATCCATCCCACAAGAAGATCGCTGGCCCTACCTCCAATGGTACAGCTTTTAGTGTTTTTGAGGTTTGTTGCGACCGGTGCCTTCCATCAACTAATTGGAGATTCAATACACCTCTCCAAGTCAACGGCTGGAAGATGCATTAGAAGGGTTGCGTCAGCGTTAGTTAGCCTCGCTAATCGTTATATTATATTCCCAACTGACCAAAACGCGACTAATACCAAGAGAAAGTTCCACAACATCGCAG ggtTTCCGGGTGTGTTGGGCTGTGTTGATGGCACATTTATTCGAATACAGACGCCAGTAGAAAATGAACCGGACTACGTCAACCGGAAAGGATATCATTCCTTAAATGTTATg atgTCATGCGACACCAATTTTGTTATAACCAACTGTGTGGCGAAATGGCCAGGGTCTTGCCATGATTCCAGAGTCTTTAGAGAAAGTACTCTATGTCGTCAGTTTGAGAATg GTCAGCATGATGGCTTGCTGCTTGGTGACTCTGGATACCCATGCAAAACCTATCTAATGACTCCCTACAACAATACCAATGATGTACGACACAAAGAGCGGTTCAACTCGGCACTGTGCCGTACACGAGTTGTAATTGAGCAAACTTATGGGATTTTAAAGAGGAGGTTTCCATCCCTGGCAGTTGGTCTGCGGACAAAACCGGATAGAGCCTGTCAGTATGTGGTGGCATGTGTGGTTCTACATAATATAGGAATTTTGAGACAGGGCATTGTGACCATTTCAGCTGATGACCTACTCATAGCTGGACCAGATGTCCAAGAGATTGATCACGCCAACAACAACGGTTTCACATACAGGGATATCATTGCCAGACAATGTTTTAATCAATGA